One genomic segment of Novosphingobium sp. RL4 includes these proteins:
- a CDS encoding nucleotide synthetase, giving the protein MSTLNYMQYGLANQLDLELTGEEPIVFNVILKAEEGRIVLEYDQPAAPGQDYIAITCDSVVDITLVGDQLWFSKEFDAITTKEPLSSFYGGLEYSAYDEKLDRYKAVRFNARFNQGGKYGTRHRFNINVDLLQDVNACEPRWIGLTIDPDIKNPPPQV; this is encoded by the coding sequence ATGTCGACCCTGAACTACATGCAATACGGTCTGGCGAACCAGCTCGACCTCGAACTGACGGGCGAAGAGCCGATCGTCTTCAACGTCATCCTCAAGGCCGAAGAAGGACGCATCGTCCTGGAATATGACCAGCCCGCCGCACCGGGCCAAGACTATATCGCGATCACCTGCGACAGCGTCGTCGACATCACGCTGGTCGGGGACCAGCTCTGGTTTTCCAAGGAATTCGACGCCATCACCACCAAGGAACCCCTCTCGTCCTTCTATGGCGGGCTTGAGTACAGCGCCTATGACGAGAAGCTCGACCGGTACAAGGCGGTCCGCTTCAACGCGCGCTTCAATCAAGGTGGAAAGTACGGCACGCGCCACCGCTTCAACATCAACGTGGACCTGCTGCAGGACGTAAATGCCTGCGAACCGCGCTGGATCGGACTGACCATCGATCCCGACATCAAGAACCCGCCTCCGCAGGTCTGA
- a CDS encoding TRAFs-binding domain-containing protein produces the protein MILSVLAQIRQTARAGDILRAWRMFESAGLLASQAPDALSLKGRLLKDRGLRSLGDERRQLLDQAQAAYMQAAGERRATYPLINAATIALLNGKTQEASLVATRVLELLESGDHEPETRYWIGATAAEGHLLLGNTEASRTALELAIAAAPEAWEDHAVTLRQFRQILERIGAPSDLFDHLRPPPSLYFSGIIGLPGDENEIREKVGVLLDDIRPGAVFGALAAGSDIVIAEMAQARGARLNIVLPLSLPAFRHISVSQYGGDWAERFDRLIEAADLVETLDRTNCLSAPAILNGSRVAMGLALRRSRMLATRAIALHVGRETDRIAQAEAEWRAQGLEIHDLTLDYSVPASGAGFGRAVDRTVLASTRPLPPCSDPSVGAPELTEEGFSILRFGDPVMAMDHAAAILHMAPESRLGFDCRPCAPESGVEEDAELAIVLARAAPAGSICAPWPQIAVIDLLAPDYRFEAAGDIVTPLGDFAIGLFRLLSSA, from the coding sequence GTGATCCTTTCGGTACTGGCCCAGATCCGGCAGACGGCACGCGCGGGGGATATCCTCCGCGCGTGGCGCATGTTCGAAAGTGCGGGGCTACTGGCCTCGCAGGCGCCGGATGCTCTCAGCCTCAAGGGCCGGCTGCTCAAGGACCGCGGCCTGCGCAGCTTGGGCGACGAGCGTAGGCAGCTTCTGGACCAGGCGCAGGCCGCCTACATGCAGGCGGCGGGCGAGCGGCGGGCCACCTATCCGCTCATCAACGCGGCGACCATCGCCTTGCTCAACGGCAAGACGCAGGAGGCATCTCTCGTCGCAACAAGAGTGCTGGAACTGCTGGAAAGCGGCGACCATGAACCGGAAACGCGCTACTGGATCGGCGCGACGGCTGCCGAGGGCCACTTGCTGCTTGGCAATACAGAGGCAAGCCGCACCGCGCTCGAACTGGCAATCGCGGCGGCGCCCGAGGCATGGGAAGATCACGCGGTCACGCTGCGTCAGTTCCGGCAGATACTCGAAAGGATCGGGGCGCCTAGCGATCTCTTCGATCATCTCCGCCCGCCGCCGAGCCTCTATTTCAGCGGCATCATCGGCCTGCCGGGAGATGAAAACGAAATCCGCGAGAAAGTCGGCGTCCTGCTCGACGATATCCGACCGGGCGCGGTTTTCGGCGCGCTTGCGGCAGGATCAGATATTGTCATCGCCGAAATGGCACAGGCAAGGGGCGCTCGGCTCAACATCGTGCTGCCGCTCTCCCTGCCCGCTTTTCGCCATATCTCCGTCTCCCAGTACGGCGGCGATTGGGCCGAGCGGTTCGACCGGCTCATCGAGGCTGCCGACCTGGTGGAAACGCTTGACCGGACGAACTGCCTCTCTGCTCCCGCGATCCTGAACGGATCACGCGTCGCGATGGGGCTGGCGCTGCGACGATCGAGAATGCTCGCAACGCGGGCCATCGCACTCCATGTCGGCCGGGAAACGGACAGGATCGCACAAGCCGAAGCGGAATGGCGGGCCCAGGGGCTGGAAATCCATGACCTCACCCTGGACTACTCCGTCCCGGCGAGCGGAGCCGGGTTCGGCAGAGCAGTCGATCGCACCGTCCTTGCCTCGACACGTCCGTTACCGCCTTGTTCCGACCCGTCGGTAGGGGCACCGGAACTGACGGAGGAAGGGTTCTCGATCCTTCGGTTCGGCGATCCCGTCATGGCCATGGATCACGCGGCCGCTATATTGCACATGGCTCCCGAGAGCCGGCTTGGGTTCGATTGCCGCCCCTGCGCGCCGGAATCCGGTGTGGAGGAAGATGCCGAACTTGCCATAGTGCTCGCACGGGCGGCGCCCGCGGGAAGCATTTGCGCGCCTTGGCCGCAGATCGCCGTCATAGACCTGCTCGCCCCCGATTACCGTTTCGAGGCTGCCGGAGACATCGTCACCCCATTGGGCGATTTTGCGATAGGCCTGTTCAGGCTGCTTTCGTCGGCCTGA
- a CDS encoding Crp/Fnr family transcriptional regulator yields MLGAKEIIAHQGEPSQYCWLVIDGAVRIETFGLEGQRQQLAQHGPGEFFGAYPAPTVHRAEIGTLAESTLLRAEATKIAELVAADAEIGAGMARLLARQLDRALDRMVARTTYSAAGRVYAELLALADGRERIAPPPRVTTLALSANTTRETASRAIAALIRRGIISRDEGQLVIHAPRMLHELVC; encoded by the coding sequence TTGCTCGGCGCCAAGGAGATCATCGCGCATCAGGGGGAGCCTTCGCAGTACTGCTGGCTGGTGATCGATGGGGCGGTTCGGATCGAGACATTTGGCCTTGAAGGGCAGCGTCAGCAACTCGCCCAGCATGGCCCGGGCGAATTTTTCGGCGCCTATCCGGCTCCGACCGTACATCGCGCGGAAATCGGCACTCTCGCAGAATCGACCCTATTGCGCGCAGAAGCCACAAAGATCGCCGAACTTGTGGCCGCAGATGCGGAAATTGGCGCCGGAATGGCTCGATTATTGGCAAGGCAACTCGATCGGGCGCTGGACCGGATGGTTGCCCGCACGACATACAGCGCGGCCGGGCGCGTCTATGCCGAATTGCTGGCCCTTGCGGATGGCAGGGAACGGATCGCGCCTCCGCCACGCGTGACTACGCTGGCACTAAGCGCCAATACCACTCGCGAGACGGCATCGCGCGCGATCGCGGCGCTGATCCGGCGGGGCATCATCAGCCGTGATGAAGGCCAACTGGTGATCCACGCCCCCCGCATGCTCCATGAACTGGTCTGCTGA
- a CDS encoding toll/interleukin-1 receptor domain-containing protein yields the protein MKANEETPGPGGERRFRAFLSYSHADEHFARKLHQWLESYRIPPRLVGSATPMGHVPPRLSPIFRDRAELPAASSLDEEVRQALSQSDALLVLCSPAARASRWVDAEIALFRSLHPDRPIIAALVLGDPAVSFPSALLEPDAEGVVREPIAADFRPDHDGARLARLKIVAGLTGVALDQIIQRDAQRQLRRVIAITLLTVLLTLSMALMLIFALRARIEAEHQRQQAEGLIEFMLTDLRQRLEGVGRLDVLQSVNKRALDYYADQSDLKTLPADSLERRARILHAMGEDDHKRGDVAGALAKFSEAHRVTGALLAASPQDPPRLFAHAQSEFWLGYVDFIDYRYEKALPRFIAYRGLAEQLVRLVPGDQSYWRELAYAQGNICTIAVTRRGPEKQLAECSDALATMERVGKMVPGDLSVKADIANRHAWMADALRVQGRNVDALHERAQQAAIVQRLLKDDPKNVSYLQDWMLARYSMSQLLNSLGERHRAEKMREDARRDVERLIESDPENNDWRLWKAKLTKPLDK from the coding sequence ATGAAGGCGAATGAGGAAACCCCGGGACCGGGCGGTGAGCGCCGCTTCCGGGCCTTCCTCAGCTATAGTCACGCGGACGAGCATTTCGCACGCAAGCTTCATCAATGGCTGGAATCCTATCGTATTCCGCCAAGGTTGGTCGGCTCGGCAACACCGATGGGCCATGTGCCGCCGCGCCTCTCGCCCATCTTCCGGGATCGCGCGGAACTCCCGGCGGCATCCAGCCTTGACGAGGAAGTGCGCCAGGCGCTCTCCCAGTCCGACGCGCTGCTCGTGCTGTGCTCTCCGGCAGCGAGGGCTTCGCGCTGGGTCGATGCGGAAATCGCGCTCTTTCGCAGTCTCCACCCCGATCGGCCGATCATCGCGGCTCTGGTCCTGGGCGATCCGGCAGTCAGTTTTCCCTCCGCGCTTCTCGAACCCGATGCGGAAGGCGTGGTGCGGGAGCCGATTGCAGCCGATTTCCGGCCCGACCACGATGGTGCCCGCCTTGCCCGCCTGAAGATCGTCGCCGGCCTGACCGGCGTGGCGCTCGACCAGATTATCCAGCGCGATGCCCAGAGACAATTGCGCCGTGTGATCGCCATCACGCTGCTTACGGTTCTGCTTACCCTATCGATGGCCCTCATGCTGATCTTCGCGTTGCGCGCGCGGATTGAAGCCGAGCATCAACGTCAGCAGGCCGAGGGATTGATAGAATTCATGTTGACCGACCTCAGGCAGAGGCTGGAAGGCGTCGGCCGGCTGGACGTGCTCCAGTCCGTTAACAAACGCGCACTAGACTATTACGCCGACCAGTCCGACCTCAAGACCCTGCCGGCCGACTCGCTCGAACGCCGCGCCCGAATTCTGCACGCCATGGGAGAGGACGACCACAAGCGTGGTGACGTAGCCGGAGCGCTGGCGAAGTTCAGCGAAGCGCACCGTGTGACCGGCGCCCTGCTGGCGGCAAGCCCGCAGGATCCGCCACGGCTCTTCGCCCATGCCCAGAGCGAGTTCTGGTTGGGCTATGTCGATTTCATCGACTACCGGTATGAAAAGGCCCTGCCGCGTTTCATCGCCTATCGCGGACTTGCCGAGCAATTGGTCAGGCTTGTCCCGGGCGATCAGTCCTACTGGCGCGAACTGGCCTATGCCCAGGGCAACATCTGCACGATCGCGGTCACGCGGCGCGGCCCGGAAAAGCAGCTCGCGGAATGCAGCGATGCGCTGGCCACGATGGAGCGCGTGGGCAAGATGGTCCCCGGCGATCTCAGCGTCAAGGCGGACATCGCCAACCGCCATGCCTGGATGGCGGATGCCCTGCGCGTGCAGGGCAGGAACGTCGACGCGCTGCATGAACGCGCGCAGCAGGCGGCGATCGTGCAGCGCCTGCTCAAGGACGATCCGAAGAACGTCAGCTACCTCCAGGACTGGATGCTGGCGCGATATTCGATGTCGCAATTGCTCAATTCGCTGGGCGAGCGGCACAGAGCCGAGAAAATGCGAGAGGATGCTCGTCGCGATGTCGAGCGATTGATCGAATCGGATCCCGAGAACAACGATTGGCGCTTGTGGAAGGCCAAGCTGACCAAACCCCTCGATAAATAG
- a CDS encoding glucose/quinate/shikimate family membrane-bound PQQ-dependent dehydrogenase — MPGTKNDGSLLTRAWLWLLGAVVLLAGIFFTAGGAKLASLGGSFYFVIAGLALLVSGFLIARRRPAGALVFGATFLCTIVWALWEVGLSFWPLISRLLAMGVGATVIALSYPLLRGAVAGKRAWGPSLAIGGVLALCSASGFAAMFVAHPTVAFSGDMGGLVPVDAAHEQKNWEAYGNTSGGSRFVALDQINRDNVKDLKVAWTYRTGDVAVSDGNGAEDQNTPLQVGDTVFVCTPHNNVIALDADTGREKWKTIINAKASVWMRCRGLAYFDAKAPLRQPDVPGSTPVPAVTVAEGALCQRRILMNTINAELVALDADTGKFCPDFGNGGRVDLKAGLGNAPDPQYQLTSAPTLAGTTVVIGGRVADNVQVDMPGGVMRGFDVVTGKLRWAFDPGNPAITGMPAAGKTYTRSTPNVWAAMSYDPATNAVIMPVGSASVDLYGVTRSALDHEYGASMLALDATTGKEKWHFQTVHNDLWDFDLPMQPSFIDFAKNGKTVPALVFGTKAGQLYVLDRTTGKPLTEVANVRVKAANIPNEPYSLVQPKSVGMPQIGVGPLTEADMWGATPFDQLMCRIAFKGMRYEGLYTAPGTDKSLSFPGSLGGMNWGGLSTDPTTGTIFANDMRLGLWVQMFPQTKEQAGKAGAAGEAVNTGMGSVPLKGTPYSVVKDRFLSALGVPCQAPPFGTLTAIDMKTRKIKWQVPVGTVRDTGPMGIKMGLPIPIGLPTLGGTLATQGGLVFIAGTQDYYLRAFNSATGKEIWKARLPVGSQGGPMSYKSLKTGKQYVVITAGGARQSPDRGDYVIAYKLP; from the coding sequence ATGCCAGGCACGAAGAACGACGGTAGTCTGCTGACAAGAGCATGGCTTTGGCTGCTCGGCGCGGTGGTGCTGCTAGCAGGGATCTTCTTCACCGCAGGCGGGGCAAAGCTCGCCAGCCTCGGCGGCAGTTTCTACTTCGTGATCGCGGGCCTCGCGCTGCTCGTATCCGGCTTCCTCATCGCTCGCCGACGCCCGGCGGGCGCTCTCGTTTTCGGCGCCACTTTCCTCTGCACGATAGTCTGGGCCTTGTGGGAAGTGGGCCTTTCGTTCTGGCCGCTGATCTCGCGCCTGCTGGCAATGGGCGTCGGCGCGACCGTGATCGCGCTGTCCTATCCGCTGCTGCGCGGTGCCGTTGCCGGCAAACGTGCCTGGGGACCGTCCCTGGCGATCGGGGGCGTGCTGGCCCTGTGTTCCGCGTCCGGCTTTGCCGCGATGTTCGTTGCGCATCCGACCGTGGCATTCTCGGGGGACATGGGCGGACTCGTTCCCGTCGATGCCGCGCATGAGCAGAAGAACTGGGAAGCATACGGCAACACCAGCGGTGGTAGCCGTTTTGTCGCGCTCGATCAGATCAACCGCGACAATGTAAAGGATCTCAAGGTCGCATGGACCTATCGGACCGGCGATGTCGCGGTGAGTGACGGCAACGGCGCCGAAGACCAGAACACGCCGCTTCAGGTCGGCGATACCGTGTTCGTCTGCACGCCGCATAATAACGTGATCGCGCTCGATGCCGATACCGGCAGGGAGAAGTGGAAAACGATCATCAACGCCAAGGCCTCTGTCTGGATGCGTTGCCGCGGTCTGGCCTATTTCGATGCGAAGGCCCCGCTTCGGCAGCCTGACGTGCCGGGCTCAACTCCGGTCCCGGCCGTCACCGTTGCCGAGGGCGCGCTGTGCCAGCGCCGCATCCTGATGAACACCATCAACGCCGAACTGGTCGCTCTCGATGCGGATACCGGGAAGTTCTGTCCGGACTTCGGCAACGGCGGCCGCGTAGACCTCAAGGCTGGCCTCGGCAACGCGCCCGACCCGCAGTACCAGCTCACCTCGGCGCCCACGCTGGCGGGGACGACCGTCGTGATCGGCGGCCGCGTGGCGGACAACGTGCAGGTGGACATGCCTGGCGGCGTTATGCGCGGGTTCGATGTCGTTACCGGCAAGCTGCGCTGGGCATTCGATCCGGGCAACCCCGCGATCACCGGCATGCCTGCCGCAGGAAAGACCTACACCCGCTCCACTCCCAACGTCTGGGCGGCGATGTCCTATGACCCGGCGACGAACGCGGTGATCATGCCGGTGGGCAGTGCCTCGGTCGATCTCTACGGCGTCACCCGCAGCGCGCTCGACCACGAGTACGGCGCTTCGATGCTCGCGCTCGACGCGACGACGGGCAAGGAAAAGTGGCATTTCCAGACCGTTCACAACGATCTCTGGGACTTCGACCTGCCGATGCAGCCGAGCTTCATCGACTTTGCCAAGAACGGCAAGACCGTGCCCGCGCTGGTATTCGGCACCAAGGCAGGCCAGCTCTATGTCCTTGACCGGACCACCGGCAAACCGCTGACGGAAGTCGCGAATGTCAGGGTGAAGGCTGCCAATATCCCGAACGAGCCCTATTCGCTCGTGCAGCCCAAGTCGGTCGGCATGCCGCAGATCGGCGTCGGTCCGCTGACCGAAGCCGACATGTGGGGCGCAACGCCGTTCGACCAGCTGATGTGCCGCATTGCCTTCAAGGGCATGCGTTACGAAGGGCTCTACACCGCGCCGGGCACGGACAAGTCGCTCAGCTTCCCCGGATCGCTCGGCGGGATGAACTGGGGCGGACTTTCGACAGACCCGACCACCGGCACGATCTTTGCCAATGACATGCGTCTCGGCCTTTGGGTGCAGATGTTCCCGCAGACGAAGGAGCAGGCGGGCAAGGCGGGCGCCGCGGGTGAGGCGGTCAATACCGGCATGGGCAGCGTTCCCCTGAAGGGCACGCCCTATTCCGTGGTCAAGGATCGCTTCCTTTCCGCGCTGGGCGTTCCCTGCCAGGCTCCGCCTTTCGGCACGCTGACGGCGATCGACATGAAGACCCGCAAGATCAAGTGGCAGGTTCCGGTCGGCACGGTTCGCGATACCGGCCCGATGGGCATCAAGATGGGCCTGCCGATACCGATCGGTCTGCCCACGCTGGGCGGCACGCTGGCGACGCAGGGCGGTCTCGTGTTCATCGCAGGCACCCAGGACTACTATCTGCGCGCCTTCAATTCGGCGACCGGCAAGGAAATCTGGAAGGCCCGTCTGCCGGTGGGTAGCCAGGGCGGCCCGATGAGCTACAAGTCGCTGAAGACCGGCAAGCAGTACGTGGTCATCACCGCCGGCGGTGCGCGGCAGTCGCCCGATCGCGGTGACTATGTGATCGCCTATAAGCTGCCGTAA
- a CDS encoding glycoside hydrolase family 3 N-terminal domain-containing protein, with amino-acid sequence MNLDRRSILSGIAGGAFAFTVPRAALGADDVQRVDDLIARMTIEEKAGQMTCLADSFRPFNPPNPQAGIQDEKRLAQEVRKGRVGCLFNGIGVAGARRAQEIAVKESRLGIPLLFAGDVIHGLKTIFPVPLAEAASFDPLLAERTARAMAIEATAAGLHLTFAPMADVARDQRWGRVVEGSGEDVTLTALLSAARVRGFQGRDLRRDDSLLSCPKHFAAYGAVAGGLEYGSVDISDETLRETHLPPFNAAFAAGALTTMAAFSEINGVPATADRALLTDLLRGEMKFRGFVFSDYTADEELIAHGYAEDERDAARLAVLAGVDMSMQSGLYVRYLPELVKSGAVPMGTVDVAVRRILYVKAAMGLFENPWRSLDENAERSRIGTSAHRALARESAARSIVLLKNSGILPIDARKTGKIALIGPFAEDKDNVYGPWAFYGDPGQGVDIASGLRAALPDPSDLIVVQGSGIEGPVAGGIAKAVEAARACDIVLLAIGESQTMSGEAQSRTTIEIPPAQQALADAVGATGKPVVVLLRHGRALALHDSVANAQAILATWFLGSESGHAIADIVFGKADPSGKLPVSFPWESGQEPFFYDRKSTGRPVVDSRTEYRARYTTTDNSARFPFGHGLSYTQFALDQFKLSDEVMRWNETIEISARLTNKGDRRGSEVVQLYMRDRVASRTRPIRELKRMSRVSLEPGESRTVRFTLSRKDLEFVGAGNRRIAEPGLFDLWIGQSSTDGLHGQVTLYADVPSKT; translated from the coding sequence ATGAACCTAGATCGCCGTAGCATCCTGTCCGGCATCGCCGGTGGCGCATTCGCTTTCACTGTCCCTCGTGCGGCGCTCGGCGCTGACGATGTCCAGCGCGTGGACGACCTGATCGCGCGGATGACGATAGAGGAAAAGGCCGGGCAGATGACCTGCCTTGCCGACAGTTTCCGGCCCTTCAACCCGCCCAATCCGCAAGCCGGCATCCAGGACGAGAAGCGGCTGGCGCAGGAAGTGCGCAAGGGGCGGGTCGGCTGCCTCTTCAATGGCATCGGTGTTGCCGGAGCCCGCCGGGCGCAGGAGATAGCGGTAAAGGAAAGCCGCCTCGGCATCCCCCTGCTCTTCGCCGGAGACGTGATCCACGGCCTCAAGACGATCTTCCCGGTTCCCCTTGCCGAAGCGGCGAGCTTCGACCCATTGCTTGCGGAACGCACCGCCCGCGCCATGGCCATCGAGGCGACGGCAGCCGGGCTCCATCTGACGTTTGCGCCGATGGCGGACGTGGCCCGGGACCAGCGCTGGGGCCGCGTGGTGGAAGGTTCGGGCGAGGACGTGACGCTGACCGCGCTGCTTTCCGCCGCGCGGGTTCGCGGTTTCCAGGGGCGGGACTTGCGACGCGACGATTCGCTGCTTTCCTGCCCAAAGCATTTCGCAGCCTACGGTGCGGTGGCCGGCGGGCTGGAGTACGGCAGCGTCGATATCAGCGACGAAACCCTGCGCGAAACCCACCTTCCGCCCTTCAATGCCGCCTTTGCTGCCGGCGCACTGACCACGATGGCAGCCTTCAGCGAGATCAACGGCGTTCCCGCCACCGCTGATCGCGCGCTGCTCACCGATCTCCTGCGCGGCGAGATGAAGTTTCGCGGCTTCGTTTTCTCCGATTACACCGCCGACGAGGAACTGATCGCTCACGGCTACGCCGAGGACGAGCGCGATGCCGCCCGCCTCGCGGTGCTTGCCGGTGTCGACATGTCCATGCAGAGCGGGCTCTATGTCCGCTATTTGCCGGAACTGGTGAAGAGCGGAGCCGTGCCGATGGGCACGGTCGACGTCGCCGTACGGCGCATCCTTTACGTCAAGGCGGCGATGGGGCTCTTCGAGAATCCATGGCGATCGCTTGACGAAAACGCGGAACGGAGCCGGATCGGTACCAGCGCTCACCGCGCGCTGGCCCGTGAATCTGCAGCCCGTTCCATTGTATTGCTCAAGAACAGCGGCATTCTTCCGATCGATGCCCGCAAGACCGGAAAGATCGCGCTGATCGGGCCGTTCGCCGAAGATAAGGACAACGTCTATGGCCCATGGGCCTTCTACGGCGATCCGGGCCAGGGCGTGGATATCGCCAGCGGCCTGCGCGCCGCGCTGCCCGATCCCTCCGACCTGATCGTCGTTCAGGGCAGCGGCATCGAAGGGCCTGTCGCGGGCGGCATTGCCAAGGCCGTGGAAGCCGCCAGGGCCTGCGATATCGTGCTGCTGGCGATCGGCGAGTCCCAGACGATGTCCGGGGAAGCCCAGTCCCGCACCACTATCGAGATTCCTCCCGCCCAACAGGCGTTGGCCGATGCCGTGGGAGCGACAGGGAAGCCTGTCGTGGTGCTGCTCCGGCATGGCCGGGCGCTGGCCCTTCATGACAGCGTCGCGAATGCGCAGGCGATCCTTGCCACCTGGTTCCTCGGATCGGAAAGCGGCCATGCCATTGCCGATATCGTGTTCGGGAAGGCTGACCCTTCCGGCAAATTGCCGGTGAGTTTCCCTTGGGAATCCGGTCAGGAACCGTTCTTCTACGATCGCAAGTCGACCGGGCGCCCCGTTGTGGACAGCCGCACCGAATATCGCGCCCGCTACACGACAACCGACAACAGCGCGCGCTTCCCGTTCGGCCACGGCCTGAGCTACACGCAGTTTGCGCTCGATCAGTTCAAGCTCTCGGATGAGGTCATGCGCTGGAACGAAACCATCGAGATCAGCGCGCGCCTCACGAACAAGGGCGATCGCCGGGGCAGCGAAGTCGTGCAACTCTATATGCGGGACCGTGTTGCAAGCCGGACCCGTCCGATCCGCGAACTGAAGCGCATGTCCCGGGTTTCGCTCGAACCGGGGGAATCCCGGACCGTCCGCTTCACGCTGTCGCGCAAGGACCTTGAATTCGTGGGCGCCGGAAACCGCAGGATTGCGGAACCCGGCCTGTTCGACCTGTGGATCGGCCAGTCTTCGACGGACGGCCTCCACGGGCAGGTCACGCTCTATGCCGACGTGCCTTCCAAAACATGA